In Actinoplanes octamycinicus, the genomic window CCTCCGCCTCCAGCTTGCGCCGCAGGTAACCCAGGTAGACGTGCAGGCTGTTGGACTGCTCGCCGAAGTCGTAACCCCAGACCTGCTCGAACAGCGCGGCCCGGCTGAGCACCTGACGCGGGTGCCGGAGGAACGCCTCGAGGATGTCGAACTCGGTGCGGGTGAGCCGGAGCGCCCGCCCGGCGCGCTGGACCTCCCGGGTGCGCGGGTTGAGCCGGACGTCGGAGAAGACCAGCCACTCCCCCGCCTCGGCCTCCTCCGGCGCCGAGCCGGACGGCGTGGCCAGCGCGGACCGGCGCAGCAGCGCCCGGATCCGGGCCAGCAGCTCCTGCAGGGCGAATGGTTTGACCAGGTAGTCGTCGGCACCGGCGTCCAGCCCGGCGACCCGGTCGCCGACGCTGTCCCGGGCGGTGAGCATCAGCACCGGCAGGAAGACGCCGTCGGCGCGCAGCTGCCGGCAGGCCTCCAGCCCGTCCATCCGCGGCATGCTGACGTCGAGGATCAGCGCGTCCGGCTCGCCGGCCCGGACCGCGTCGAGGGCCTGCAGCCCGTCGCCGGCGATCTCCACCTGATATCCCTCGAAGCGCAGCGTGCGCGCGAGCGAGTCGCGCACCGCCGCGTCGTCCTCCACCACCAGGATCCGCATGCCCTCCACCCTGCCAGCACCCTCCGACAGAAACCCCGCGAGGCCCGTCCGGCAGGAACTCCGCCGGGCCCCTCCGACAGAAACCCCGCCAGGCCCGTCCGACAGAAACCCCGCCAGGCCCGTCCGACCAGATCAGCTCAGGTCCGCGGCATCGAGCGCGGCCTGCAGCGACTGGAGGTACCCGTCGCTGGTCACGGTGGCCCCGGAGACGGTGTCGATGTCCGCGCTCTGCGCGTCCAGCGTCTCCTGGACCAGCGTCGGGATGGCCCGGGCGTTGATCTCCTGGTCCTTGTGGTTCCCGGTCGGGTAGACCGGCACCGAGACCGCCGTGATCCTGCCGTCGGCCACGGTGATCTGGACCTGGACGTCGCCCCACCGGGTGGACACGGTCGACCCGGCGTAGGTCTTCCCGGCCGCGGAGCCGGACGAAGAACCGGACGAAGAACCCGACGAAGAACCGGACGAGGAGCCGGAGGAAGAACCGGAGGACGAGCCGGAGACCGGCGCGACGGCAGCCGCCGCCGGCGCGACGCTGTTGGTGCTGGTCCGGTAGCTGAACAGCAGCACCAGCACGGCGACGGTGGACAGCATCCACAGGGTGATACGACGCATCGGAGTCCTTACCAGGAGAAGAGTTCGGTGTGCAGCCGGTCGGCGGCGACCCCGGCCTCGAGCGCGGCGCCCCGCACCGACTCGGCCCACGCCTCCGGCCCGCAGACGTACAGATGGGAAGCGGCCACCTGGGGCACGATCTGCCGCAACGTAGCGGCGCCGCCGTGCCCGGCCAGATCCGCCGGCAGCCAGCTGGGGTGGTCGGCGCGCGGCCCGAGCAGGGTCACCACCCGCACCCCGCGGTGCCGGGCGAACCATTCCAGCTCGGACCGGAAGGCCAGCTCCGCCTCGGTCCGCACCCGGTAGATCAGGGTCGCCTCGCCGGGCTGGTAGGGCAACTCGCCGAGCAGTGACAGCAGTGGCGTCACGCCGATCCCGCAGGCCACCAGCACCACCGGCCCGCCGGTGTAGTGCTCCCCGGTCAGCTTCCCGTACGGCCCCTCGACCAGCACCCGGGTCCCGGGGCGCAGTCCGGCCACCCGGGAGCTGCCGTCTCCCAGGTTCTTCACGGTGATCCGCAGCTGGTCGCCGTGCGGGGTGGCGGAGAGCGAGTACGGGTTGGCCCGGCTCCACCCGGGCCCGTCCAGGAACCGCCACTGGAAGAACTGCCCGGCCCGTGCCGGCAGCTCCCCGAGCCGTTCCCCGGTCAGGTACACCGAGGTCAGCCCGGGTCCTTCGGGCACCACCCGGGTCACCACCAGCCGGTGCCGCCAGTTGCGCCAGGCCGGCAGCCCGACCCGGTACACCAGCACCGCCCCGGCGGACAGCCCGTAGAGGGTCCACCAGTACACCGTGGCGGCGGTCGAGCCGACGAAGTCGGAACCGGTCCACAACTGGTGCGGCAGGGCCAGCCCGACCCCCAGGTACGCGTACAGGTGCAGCAGGTGCCACGACTCGTACCGAAGCCTCCGCCGTGCCGCCCGGATCGACGTCACCACCACCATGACCAGCGCCAATGTGCCGGCGACGGCGAGCAGCATCCCGGGGTAGTTCACGATCATGTCCCACAGCTCGGTGAGGAACCCGGTGATCGTCACGATGTGCACGACCATCAGCCAGAACGAGCCGAACCCGGTCCACCGGTGCCAGCGCGCCAGCCGGTCCTGCCCGAACGCCCGCTCGACCAGCGGGATCCGGGCCATCAGCAGCACCTGCAGCAGCATCAGGTCGGAGGCGAGCAGCCCGGTCAGCCGTCCCAGCGACGAGAGGGAGAGGTCGCCGCCGTTGCCCGCCCAGAGGGCGACGACGACCAGGAGGCTGAGCGCCGCGACCGAGCTGAGGAGCCGGGCGCGCACGGCTGAAGCTGTCATGCCCCCAAGATTCGGTACTCCGCCTAAGACCCGGACCGGCGGAAACGTAAGGAATCGCTAAGAAGGACAGCTCTCAGAAGCGGAACAGACGACGCACAGCTTCCCCCCAGGCGCCGAACCCCCAATGGGAAACACCAAATGAACTCCGCCTGAAGGAAACCTTGTGAACGCTCTTGTTGCCGCAGCCGCGGATCTCCTGGCGATCGGCGTCCTCACGTTCGGCGTCTACTTCCCCCGGCACCACCGGCGCGACCTGGTCGCCGCCTTCCTGGGCGTGAACATCGGCGTGCTCGCGGTGTCCACCGTGCTCGGCGCGGAGAACGTCGGCGCGGGCCTCGGCCTGGGCCTGTTCGGCGTGCTCTCGATCATCCGGTTGCGCTCCGACGAGATCTCCCAGCACGAGGTCGCCTACTACTTCGCGGCGCTGGCGCTGGGCCTGCTCACCGGCCTCGGCGGCCTGGACGTGATCACCGGCTCGCTGATGGCGCTGATCGTCGCGGCGCTCTGGTTCGGCGACCACCCGGGCCTGTTCAAGCGGTACCGGCACCAGACGCTCCGGCTGGACAGCGCGCACACCGACGAGACCGCCCTGCGCGCCCACCTGGAGCGGGTCCTCGGCGGCAGCGTGGTGAACCTGTCGATCAAGCAGGTGGACCTGGTCAACGACAGCACCCTGGTCGAGGTCCGCTACCTGGCGCCGGCCGGCCGCGCGGCACGGGTGCCGGTCGCATGATCGCCACCTTCGCGCCGATCTCGCTGGACCGGCTGGTCGCCGCGGCCGAGCTGCTCACCCGGGTGGACCGCAAGTACCTGCTGCCCGCCGCGCTGCTCCCGGAGCTGCTGGCCCAGCTGCCGGCGGAGGCCCGGATGCTGGAGATCGACGGCCGCCGCGACTTCGGCTACCACTCGACCTACTTCGACACCGAGCGGCTGGACAGCTACCTGGGCGCGGCACATCGGCGCCGCCGCCGGTTCAAGGTCCGGATCCGCACCTACCTGGAGACCGGCGCCCGCTTCGTCGAGGTGAAAACCCGCGGTTCCCGCGGGACCACGATCAAGGACCGGCTGGCGTACGACGGGACCGGTCACGACCTGGGCCCCTCCGGCCGGGCCCACCTGGAGCACGTCCTGGCCGGCGCCGGCATCGTCCCGACCGGTCACACGTTCCGCCCGGTGCTCACCACCGGTTACCGGCGGCACACGCTCTACCTGCCCGGATGCGGCAGCCGGGTGACCATCGACACCGAGCTGACCTGGTCGCTCCCGGACGGTGCCCCGCTGCGGATGCCGGGTCACGCGATCGTCGAGACCAAGTCGGCCGGCGGCCTGTGCGAGGTGGACCGCCTGCTGTGGC contains:
- a CDS encoding response regulator transcription factor, whose product is MRILVVEDDAAVRDSLARTLRFEGYQVEIAGDGLQALDAVRAGEPDALILDVSMPRMDGLEACRQLRADGVFLPVLMLTARDSVGDRVAGLDAGADDYLVKPFALQELLARIRALLRRSALATPSGSAPEEAEAGEWLVFSDVRLNPRTREVQRAGRALRLTRTEFDILEAFLRHPRQVLSRAALFEQVWGYDFGEQSNSLHVYLGYLRRKLEAEGEPRLLHTVRGVGFVLREEPL
- a CDS encoding FMN-binding protein; protein product: MRRITLWMLSTVAVLVLLFSYRTSTNSVAPAAAAVAPVSGSSSGSSSGSSSGSSSGSSSGSSSGSAAGKTYAGSTVSTRWGDVQVQITVADGRITAVSVPVYPTGNHKDQEINARAIPTLVQETLDAQSADIDTVSGATVTSDGYLQSLQAALDAADLS
- a CDS encoding ferredoxin reductase family protein, translating into MTASAVRARLLSSVAALSLLVVVALWAGNGGDLSLSSLGRLTGLLASDLMLLQVLLMARIPLVERAFGQDRLARWHRWTGFGSFWLMVVHIVTITGFLTELWDMIVNYPGMLLAVAGTLALVMVVVTSIRAARRRLRYESWHLLHLYAYLGVGLALPHQLWTGSDFVGSTAATVYWWTLYGLSAGAVLVYRVGLPAWRNWRHRLVVTRVVPEGPGLTSVYLTGERLGELPARAGQFFQWRFLDGPGWSRANPYSLSATPHGDQLRITVKNLGDGSSRVAGLRPGTRVLVEGPYGKLTGEHYTGGPVVLVACGIGVTPLLSLLGELPYQPGEATLIYRVRTEAELAFRSELEWFARHRGVRVVTLLGPRADHPSWLPADLAGHGGAATLRQIVPQVAASHLYVCGPEAWAESVRGAALEAGVAADRLHTELFSW
- a CDS encoding DUF4956 domain-containing protein, which translates into the protein MNALVAAAADLLAIGVLTFGVYFPRHHRRDLVAAFLGVNIGVLAVSTVLGAENVGAGLGLGLFGVLSIIRLRSDEISQHEVAYYFAALALGLLTGLGGLDVITGSLMALIVAALWFGDHPGLFKRYRHQTLRLDSAHTDETALRAHLERVLGGSVVNLSIKQVDLVNDSTLVEVRYLAPAGRAARVPVA
- a CDS encoding VTC domain-containing protein, which encodes MIATFAPISLDRLVAAAELLTRVDRKYLLPAALLPELLAQLPAEARMLEIDGRRDFGYHSTYFDTERLDSYLGAAHRRRRRFKVRIRTYLETGARFVEVKTRGSRGTTIKDRLAYDGTGHDLGPSGRAHLEHVLAGAGIVPTGHTFRPVLTTGYRRHTLYLPGCGSRVTIDTELTWSLPDGAPLRMPGHAIVETKSAGGLCEVDRLLWRLRHRPSSISKYAAGLAALRPELPANRWHPVLHRHFSVRNRHETA